The Mycobacteriales bacterium genome contains the following window.
AGCGCTCGGCCGCCGAGCCGAGGTGGCCCCGGCCCCGCGGCGCGGGCCAGCCGCGGCGGAGGGCGGCGGGTCAGGGATCGAGTTGGGCCGTCAGGCGGCGGGGCGCGATCTGGCGGTAGGCGTCGGTGATCACGTCCGCGACCTCCTCCCAGTCGACCGGTACGTCGAGGTAGACGCCGAGCCAGCCCCGGCCGCCGACGTACGGCGGGACGAAGTAGTGCTCGGGATCGGCGCCGACCCGGGCCTGCTGGGCGCCGGGCGGCGCCGCACACCAGAACGCGACGCGGTCGTCGTGGTGCCGGTCGGCGAAGGACACGAACACCTTCCGGACGAACCAGGTCGGCTCACCGTGGCTGAGCTT
Protein-coding sequences here:
- a CDS encoding MmcQ/YjbR family DNA-binding protein; this encodes MSSPGLDRTRALCLALPEVTEKLSHGEPTWFVRKVFVSFADRHHDDRVAFWCAAPPGAQQARVGADPEHYFVPPYVGGRGWLGVYLDVPVDWEEVADVITDAYRQIAPRRLTAQLDP